ACGTCATGTTCCAGACGCTCTGGGAGACCGGCATCCGCACCAGCACGCTCCGGTCGTTCGACCTGCGAGACTTCTACCCGAACGACCCGGATGGCCCCTACCTCGACGCCGTTCACAGGCCCGAGAGCGGGACGCCACTGAAGAAGGACGAATACAGCGAGCGGGAAATCAACATCAGCGACAAACTGGCTCGCCTGCTACAGGCCTACATCAACGAGAAACGCCCCGATGTGACCGACGACTTCGACCGGCACCCCCTCTTCGCCACCTCATACGGTCGCGTCTACAAGACTACTATCCAGCGGAACGTCTACTCGGTGACCCGGCCGTGCCACATCGGTATGGACTGCCCGCACGGGCGGGAACCCGACGAGTGCGAGGCGTCCGACTACAACACCGCTTCCAAGTGTCCGGACTCAGTCTCGCCCCACGCTATCCGGCGCGGCTCGGCGACCCACTACCGAAACCTCGGCCACTCTCGAACGATGGTCGGCGACAAACTGGATATGTCGGAAGAGGTCTTGCGGGAACACTACGAGCGGCAGTCGAAGACCGAGAAGCGCCGCCAGCGACGGGGAATGCTGGACGACTTCTGAGGTAGCCATAAGACTCCTTCTATATCCTATTTGATGGTTTTATAGCGGCCCGGAACGTGTAGAGTGTATGGGTCTGAAACCCTCCCCGATGCAGGCAGTTCTCGTGCAGGAAGCCGTCGTCGAGTCCATCAAGAGTGGCGACCTGAACCAGTACGAAGAAGACCTCTTGCAGGACTTCTGCAACGATATCGATCTCTATCTCGTCGGCGTTAGTCTGTAGTGCGGTTTCTCAGAAGGGGCCTTCCGAATCGGGATGAAACGCGGAAGACCCCTTCCAGACATTTCGGGAAACTGTTATATTGACGCGTCCCCTCTGGAAGAGTGCGGGCTACTGCCCGTAGTAGGCTGCATTTAGGTCTCGGGTCTGGTTGGCTCGGCCACAGTCGCCGATCGGCGGCTCACCCGGTTGGTTACCGGGAACGGCCTTTCTACACGAACAGCAGAAGGACGACACCAGATTAAAAGATGACAGACGAAGATAGAATCGGATTCGATGAAGGGTGCATATTGGAACTGATGAAAGAGTACCGGGAGGCCAGTACCCGGCGAGAACGGCGGGACATTGAGACGGAAGTGCTGGCCGAGACCGTCTGGAAGGCCCCCGAACTGGAGCCGAACGAGTTGATACTGACTCGGCAGGAGTTAGAAGATCTCCTCGAAAGCCTCACTCAAGCCGTCAAAGAGGGAGACAGATTAAGGGTCGAACAGCTCCACAGATATCCCAGTTTCCTACTCTACGAGGAAGGATAGCCGAATACAGCGGGAACCCTGTCCAAGACAGAACCCCAACTCTGCGGGAACTGCGGCTCTCTGATTCGGTGTGTTTCGGCTCTGGTTGGGGTCAGGATGTTCCCGCTGAGTTGGAGTCTCCGGATTACCCGTTTAGGACTCCGTTGACTTCACTCCCTTTTCGGCTTCCCCCTTATTCCTAATAATAGACGCCCTCTCAAGTAGGGGGTCGGGGGTTTATATATGACTTCTCGGAAAATCCGTCATGACTGGCACCTATCCTATGCACCAATATGCGTTAAATGGTGACGCTGGGAATAAGAAACCGCATACATGTGATATTCTATTAGAATATCAGGTTCACACGCGCGCAAATGACAGATAGCATGTATGGCAAGCATATAACTCAGAGTAATCGTATATGCGGGCGAATTGTGCAGAACCAGACTTCGACTCTTACGCGTCCGGAAAACTTGGAAATTTTCGAGGCGGGTAACGTAGCGAATCGGCTTTCTCGAATTGAACCGTGTAATTACTCCCCGGTGACCACCCTCCTATGGCTCACCAGACGCCCCAGATTCGCCCCTGTTGCATTTCTTTTACTTTTGAATATGATTCCACATCTGGAG
This portion of the Haloterrigena gelatinilytica genome encodes:
- a CDS encoding tyrosine-type recombinase/integrase; the protein is MGLLQPLPPKKAVHEYLKDREPEVTKGTLHEHRSRLKRFLNWCDEVGLDDMNDLDGRKAQEFKNYRAERVAITTLEHEMRTFRLMVAFCESIDGVMDGVANGVSIPKPSRKEKSRDVKIEPDHAKAILDYLERWNYASLRHVMFQTLWETGIRTSTLRSFDLRDFYPNDPDGPYLDAVHRPESGTPLKKDEYSEREINISDKLARLLQAYINEKRPDVTDDFDRHPLFATSYGRVYKTTIQRNVYSVTRPCHIGMDCPHGREPDECEASDYNTASKCPDSVSPHAIRRGSATHYRNLGHSRTMVGDKLDMSEEVLREHYERQSKTEKRRQRRGMLDDF